A genomic region of Azospirillum sp. TSH58 contains the following coding sequences:
- a CDS encoding hydantoinase B/oxoprolinase family protein translates to MPDSASPTHIAPDPIAPDPIAMEVFSNRLLSIVEEMGHTLIRSSFSTNIKERKDCSVAMFDAAGRLIAQASHVPLHLGSLAGGVRAVLARYPLEAMRPGDAFIGNDAYLAGGTHAPDIGIVTPVFVEGRVRFLAANCGHHSDVGGSVPGSTSHTARSVFEEGIRLPVLRIRRGGEIDTDLLEMIAHNTRDFEERVLDLKVQIATNDRGAALMTELAGRMGMAAVERAIDDLLAYTARRLRRRIAETGDNQGSFTTWLDDDGYGGDPVPVRATVTIRGERLTVDFTGSGPEARGSFNMPRNALEASVYYAVKAMLDPELMPNQGMVEAIGITAPEGTITNPRFPAAVGSRANTAQRVAGAVVGAFCRFLPPERRVASGNDVMSTIVFSGPARRGGHRFVYIETVGGGAGAQPDADGTDGTHVHVTNTSNLPAEALEREYPLLVEEYALVPDSGGAGEFRGGMGIARQIRSLDDRVVCHARLDGARRGPAGLEGGRPGGLSRVVLDHGRLEETAAPPKIVNHPLAAGRSLRIETPGAGGYGPPERRRTERVARDLADGRITPAAALADYGHAESTSTGGFRS, encoded by the coding sequence ATGCCCGATTCAGCCTCCCCCACACACATCGCCCCCGACCCCATCGCCCCGGACCCCATCGCCATGGAGGTCTTCTCCAACCGGCTGCTGTCCATCGTGGAGGAGATGGGACACACGCTGATCCGCTCCTCCTTCTCCACCAACATCAAGGAGCGCAAGGACTGCTCGGTGGCGATGTTCGACGCCGCCGGGCGGCTGATCGCCCAGGCGTCGCACGTCCCGCTGCATCTCGGCTCGCTGGCCGGCGGCGTGCGGGCAGTGCTGGCGCGCTACCCGCTGGAGGCGATGCGGCCCGGCGACGCCTTCATCGGCAACGACGCCTATCTGGCCGGCGGCACCCACGCGCCGGACATCGGCATCGTGACGCCGGTCTTCGTCGAGGGCCGGGTGCGCTTCCTTGCCGCCAACTGCGGCCACCATTCCGACGTCGGCGGCAGCGTGCCGGGATCGACCTCCCACACCGCGCGCAGCGTGTTCGAGGAGGGCATCCGCCTGCCGGTCCTGCGCATCCGGCGCGGCGGCGAGATCGACACCGACCTGCTGGAGATGATCGCCCACAACACCCGCGACTTCGAGGAGCGGGTGCTCGACCTCAAGGTCCAGATCGCCACCAACGACCGCGGGGCGGCGCTGATGACCGAGCTGGCCGGGCGGATGGGAATGGCGGCGGTGGAGCGGGCGATCGACGATCTGCTGGCCTACACCGCGCGCCGCCTGCGCCGCCGCATCGCCGAGACCGGCGACAACCAGGGCAGCTTCACCACCTGGCTGGACGACGACGGCTACGGCGGCGACCCGGTGCCGGTGCGGGCCACCGTGACCATCCGGGGGGAGCGGCTGACGGTGGATTTCACCGGCTCCGGCCCCGAGGCGCGCGGCAGCTTCAACATGCCGCGCAACGCGCTGGAGGCCAGCGTCTACTACGCCGTCAAGGCGATGCTCGACCCCGAGCTGATGCCCAACCAGGGCATGGTCGAGGCGATCGGCATCACCGCGCCGGAGGGCACCATCACCAACCCGCGCTTCCCCGCCGCCGTCGGGTCGCGGGCCAACACGGCGCAGCGGGTCGCCGGGGCCGTGGTCGGCGCCTTCTGCCGTTTCCTGCCGCCGGAGCGGCGGGTGGCCTCGGGCAACGACGTGATGTCCACCATCGTCTTCTCCGGCCCGGCCCGGCGCGGCGGCCACCGCTTCGTCTACATCGAGACGGTGGGCGGCGGGGCCGGGGCGCAGCCCGACGCCGACGGCACCGACGGCACCCACGTCCACGTCACCAACACCTCCAACCTGCCGGCGGAGGCGCTGGAGCGCGAATACCCGCTGCTGGTCGAGGAGTACGCGCTGGTGCCCGACAGCGGCGGCGCCGGGGAATTCCGCGGCGGCATGGGCATCGCCCGGCAGATCCGCTCGCTGGACGACCGGGTGGTCTGCCACGCCCGGCTGGACGGCGCCCGCCGCGGCCCGGCGGGGCTGGAGGGAGGGCGGCCCGGCGGGCTGAGCCGGGTCGTTCTGGACCATGGCCGGCTGGAGGAGACGGCGGCCCCGCCGAAGATCGTCAACCACCCGCTGGCCGCCGGGCGCTCCCTGCGCATCGAGACGCCGGGCGCCGGCGGCTACGGCCCGCCGGAACGGCGCCGGACGGAGCGCGTCGCCCGCGACCTCGCCGACGGCCGGATCACCCCCGCCGCCGCCCTGGCCGACTACGGCCACGCCGAATCCACGTCCACCGGAGGGTTCCGATCATGA
- a CDS encoding extracellular solute-binding protein — protein MTITRRAVTRGLAGLALAAPFVRSAAAQERTVTLASFSGVFQENYRAAVVEPFKAAHPGIAVEYVGLRNSAETLGTLRAQRNAPQTDVVLLDMISAKAASAEGLFEPIPRDSLPSLADLDPGAFLPGVAGPAASADHLVLLHAPDRVSPAPTSWRDLWREENRRRIAFAGVPDLAGVALVLIANRLAGQDDYRQGVEKGIALVGDLAPNVLSFDPKPDAYAFIVNGTAALGLGWNGRAQLYARQSPGRIASLVPAEGSVAIKHSINLVQGAPQREAARLFIDYALGAQAQGAVADRLFLSPMNRRAVVAEATRDRIVRPEQTADWLPVDWLELGPLRERIHEAWRRGVIARG, from the coding sequence ATGACCATCACGCGCCGCGCGGTGACGCGCGGTCTTGCCGGGCTGGCGCTGGCCGCCCCCTTCGTCCGCTCCGCCGCCGCGCAGGAGCGGACCGTCACGCTGGCCTCCTTCAGCGGCGTGTTCCAGGAGAACTACCGCGCCGCGGTGGTCGAGCCCTTCAAGGCCGCCCATCCCGGCATCGCCGTGGAGTATGTCGGGCTGCGCAACTCGGCGGAGACGCTGGGCACCCTGCGCGCCCAGCGCAACGCGCCGCAGACCGACGTGGTGCTGCTCGACATGATCTCGGCGAAGGCGGCGAGCGCGGAGGGGCTGTTCGAACCGATCCCCCGCGATTCCCTGCCGTCGCTGGCCGACCTCGACCCCGGCGCCTTCCTGCCGGGGGTCGCCGGGCCGGCGGCCAGCGCCGACCATCTGGTGCTGCTCCACGCGCCGGACCGGGTGAGCCCCGCCCCGACCTCCTGGCGCGACCTGTGGCGGGAGGAGAACCGGCGCCGCATCGCCTTCGCCGGCGTGCCGGACCTGGCCGGCGTGGCGCTGGTGCTGATCGCCAACCGGCTGGCCGGGCAGGACGACTACCGGCAGGGCGTTGAGAAGGGGATCGCGCTGGTCGGCGACCTCGCCCCCAACGTGCTGTCCTTCGATCCGAAGCCCGACGCCTACGCCTTCATCGTCAACGGCACGGCGGCGCTGGGGCTCGGCTGGAACGGCCGCGCCCAGCTCTACGCCCGCCAGTCGCCGGGCCGCATCGCCTCGCTGGTGCCGGCGGAGGGCTCGGTGGCGATCAAGCACAGCATCAACCTCGTCCAGGGCGCGCCGCAGCGCGAGGCGGCGCGGCTGTTCATCGACTACGCGCTGGGGGCGCAGGCGCAGGGGGCGGTCGCCGACCGGCTGTTCCTGTCGCCGATGAACCGCCGGGCGGTAGTGGCCGAGGCGACGCGCGACCGCATCGTGCGACCCGAGCAGACCGCTGATTGGCTGCCCGTGGACTGGCTGGAGTTGGGACCGCTGCGCGAGCGCATCCACGAGGCGTGGCGCCGCGGCGTGATCGCCCGCGGATGA
- a CDS encoding ABC transporter ATP-binding protein has translation MSAPQTLVPLALDRLAKRYGAAAPALEALSLDVAGGELLGLIGPSGCGKTTALRLIAGLTPASGGRVLVGGRDITALPAHARGIGLVFQNYALFPHMTVADNVAFGLRMRGLPAAERRARTAEALAMVRLSHLGGRKPRALSGGQQQRVALARALAIRPTLLLLDEPLSNLDAGLRAELLAEIRALQRRLGITALFVTHDQGEALAVCDRIAVLRDGRLEQVGTPREVHDRPASGFVAGFVGRTNRIPAERLAGGALRVGGTLLPVASDGPAGPVALFVRPHRIRVGAAGCAGGLPAVLRGTAFLGDRIALSLEVGGVPVTVDWPVEAAPPAPGAALAPALAPGETVALSWDPADMAVFAATGPADAPP, from the coding sequence ATGAGCGCGCCCCAAACCCTCGTTCCCTTGGCCCTGGACCGGCTGGCGAAGCGCTACGGCGCCGCAGCGCCCGCCCTGGAGGCGCTGTCGTTGGACGTCGCGGGCGGGGAGCTGCTCGGCCTGATCGGCCCGTCCGGCTGCGGCAAGACGACGGCGCTGCGCCTGATCGCCGGGCTGACCCCGGCCAGCGGCGGGCGGGTGCTGGTCGGCGGGCGGGACATCACCGCCCTGCCCGCCCACGCCCGCGGCATCGGCCTGGTGTTCCAGAACTACGCGCTGTTCCCGCACATGACGGTGGCGGACAACGTGGCCTTCGGCCTGCGCATGCGCGGCCTGCCGGCGGCGGAGCGGCGCGCCCGCACGGCGGAGGCGCTGGCGATGGTGCGGCTGTCCCATCTCGGCGGACGCAAGCCGCGCGCGCTGTCCGGCGGCCAGCAGCAGCGCGTGGCGCTGGCGCGCGCCCTGGCGATCCGGCCGACCCTGCTCCTGCTGGACGAGCCGCTGTCCAACCTGGACGCCGGGCTGCGGGCGGAGCTTCTGGCCGAGATCCGGGCGCTCCAGCGGCGGCTCGGCATCACCGCCCTGTTCGTCACCCACGACCAGGGGGAGGCGCTGGCCGTCTGCGACCGCATCGCCGTGCTGCGCGACGGCCGGCTGGAGCAGGTCGGCACCCCGCGGGAGGTCCACGACCGTCCGGCCAGCGGTTTCGTTGCCGGCTTCGTCGGGCGGACCAACCGCATCCCGGCGGAACGGCTGGCCGGCGGCGCGCTGCGCGTCGGCGGAACCCTGCTGCCGGTGGCATCGGACGGTCCCGCCGGGCCGGTCGCCCTGTTCGTCCGCCCGCACCGCATCCGTGTCGGAGCGGCCGGATGCGCGGGCGGCCTTCCGGCTGTGCTGCGCGGCACGGCCTTCCTCGGCGACCGCATCGCCCTGTCGCTGGAGGTCGGCGGCGTGCCCGTCACGGTGGACTGGCCGGTGGAGGCCGCCCCTCCGGCGCCGGGGGCGGCCCTGGCGCCGGCCCTGGCGCCGGGGGAAACCGTGGCGCTGTCCTGGGACCCCGCCGACATGGCGGTCTTCGCCGCGACCGGCCCGGCGGACGCTCCACCATGA
- a CDS encoding ABC transporter permease, whose protein sequence is MTAPRPLSLAGLVLPALAVNLLAFLWPMLTLAGYAFREGAAGGVVGDGWTLASWGKVLGDGWYAAVALRTAGLAAGVAALCLLASYPLALFIHRSPPPWRNRLVVVCVAPLLLSAVVRTYGWILILGDRGFLPGLLRPLGIEPPPLVFNTTGVVIGLVEILMPYMILSLLAGFGRVLPEYEEAAASLGAPPLAVFRHVVLPLSAPGALLGLLLTFVLTVGSFVTPKLLGGGRVPLVATEIQDQAAVTLDWPVAAVLSLLTLLLFGALVAAYGAVARRIEEAAR, encoded by the coding sequence ATGACCGCTCCCCGCCCCCTGTCCCTGGCCGGGCTGGTCCTTCCGGCGCTGGCCGTCAACCTGCTGGCCTTCCTGTGGCCGATGCTGACGCTCGCCGGCTACGCCTTCCGCGAGGGGGCCGCCGGGGGCGTGGTCGGCGACGGCTGGACCCTGGCGAGCTGGGGCAAGGTGCTGGGCGACGGCTGGTACGCCGCGGTGGCGCTGCGCACGGCGGGGCTGGCGGCCGGGGTGGCGGCGCTGTGCCTGCTCGCCTCCTATCCGCTCGCCCTGTTCATCCACCGCAGCCCGCCGCCCTGGCGCAACCGGCTGGTGGTGGTCTGCGTGGCGCCGCTGCTGCTGTCCGCGGTGGTGCGCACCTACGGCTGGATTCTCATCCTGGGCGACCGGGGATTCCTGCCCGGCCTGCTGCGCCCGCTGGGGATCGAGCCGCCGCCGCTGGTCTTCAACACGACCGGGGTGGTGATCGGGCTGGTCGAGATCCTGATGCCCTACATGATCCTGTCGCTTCTGGCCGGTTTCGGGCGCGTCCTGCCGGAGTACGAGGAGGCCGCCGCCAGCCTGGGCGCGCCGCCCCTCGCGGTGTTCCGGCACGTCGTGCTGCCGCTGAGCGCGCCGGGGGCGCTGCTCGGCCTGCTGCTGACCTTCGTGCTGACGGTCGGCAGCTTCGTGACGCCGAAGCTGCTGGGCGGCGGGCGGGTGCCGCTGGTCGCGACCGAGATCCAGGACCAGGCGGCGGTGACCCTGGACTGGCCGGTGGCGGCGGTGCTGTCGCTGCTGACCCTGCTGCTGTTCGGCGCGCTGGTCGCCGCCTATGGCGCCGTCGCCCGGCGGATCGAGGAGGCGGCGCGATGA
- a CDS encoding ABC transporter permease — MTGAVTGAVTGSILRVLHGLLVAALAAFLLAPVLLVFPMSLSADADLSWPPSGWSLRWYAALLADDAMIAALGNSLLLAAAVTALALLIAFPAALALARGRLAALAVLLTLPLLLPSIVLGLALLVLFVRLGLVGSWPGMAVAHLLITLPYALRVLETALRALPPGVEEAAASLGARPAAVALRITLPLVAPGLAAAAILVFLVSFDEVVVSLFVAGPRLTTLPVALYRHVESRSDPLVAAVAALLVLGTLALVIALERLVGLRRALGEKAEGGKAEGDKAEGGGP; from the coding sequence ATGACGGGCGCAGTGACAGGGGCGGTGACCGGCTCGATCCTGCGGGTCCTGCACGGGCTGCTGGTTGCGGCGCTGGCGGCCTTCCTGCTGGCGCCGGTCCTGCTGGTCTTTCCCATGTCGCTGTCGGCGGACGCCGACCTGTCCTGGCCGCCCTCGGGCTGGAGCCTGCGCTGGTACGCCGCCCTGCTGGCGGACGACGCGATGATCGCGGCGCTCGGCAACAGCCTGCTGCTGGCGGCGGCGGTGACCGCGCTGGCCCTGCTGATCGCCTTTCCCGCGGCGCTGGCCCTGGCGCGCGGGCGGCTGGCGGCGCTGGCCGTGCTGCTGACCCTGCCGCTTCTGCTGCCCTCCATCGTGCTCGGGCTGGCGCTGCTGGTCCTGTTCGTCCGGCTGGGGCTGGTGGGAAGCTGGCCGGGCATGGCCGTGGCCCATCTGCTGATCACCCTGCCCTACGCGCTGCGGGTGCTGGAGACGGCGCTGCGCGCCCTTCCCCCCGGCGTGGAGGAGGCCGCGGCCAGCCTGGGCGCCCGCCCGGCGGCGGTGGCGCTGCGCATCACCCTGCCGCTGGTGGCACCCGGCCTCGCCGCCGCCGCCATCCTGGTCTTCCTGGTGTCCTTCGACGAGGTGGTGGTCTCGCTGTTCGTCGCCGGGCCGCGGCTGACCACCCTGCCGGTCGCGCTCTACCGCCATGTGGAGAGCCGCAGCGACCCGCTGGTGGCGGCGGTGGCGGCCCTGCTGGTGCTGGGCACGCTGGCTCTGGTGATCGCCCTGGAGCGGCTGGTCGGGCTGCGCCGCGCGCTTGGCGAGAAGGCGGAGGGCGGCAAGGCGGAGGGCGATAAGGCGGAGGGGGGTGGCCCGTGA
- a CDS encoding IclR family transcriptional regulator, producing MPKAAAREPKEGEAQEDGAKDRQFVTALARGLEILRCFSLNRRELTTVEIAAMTGLPQPSVWRLSHTLIECGYLLSDPASRKLSVGPAVLALGFAALGNLGFADAVNPYLRRIAERFGGAASLGLRERDGVLLLQRWQAETMLTLNLSAGSTVSLSRSAIGWAHLAALTEKERAKLLAELKVAEQEGGPRLLEDIARAMADYARDGFVVNCGTSQALINGVSVPLRVPGRRTVYLLGCAGAATDFTEAKIRAEVGPMLRDMAAELSVLIGDITAASGDVPGARRPAGRRK from the coding sequence ATGCCGAAGGCCGCCGCCAGGGAACCGAAAGAGGGCGAGGCGCAGGAGGACGGCGCCAAGGACCGGCAGTTCGTCACGGCGCTCGCCCGCGGGCTGGAGATCCTGCGCTGCTTCTCGCTGAACCGGCGGGAGCTGACGACGGTGGAGATCGCCGCCATGACCGGCCTGCCGCAGCCCAGCGTCTGGCGGCTCAGCCACACGCTGATCGAATGCGGCTATCTGCTGTCCGACCCCGCCAGCCGGAAGCTGTCGGTCGGTCCGGCGGTCCTGGCGCTCGGCTTCGCGGCGCTCGGCAACCTGGGCTTCGCCGACGCGGTGAACCCCTACCTGCGCCGCATCGCCGAGCGGTTCGGCGGGGCGGCCTCCCTCGGCCTGCGCGAGCGGGACGGCGTGCTGCTGCTCCAGCGCTGGCAGGCGGAAACCATGCTGACGCTGAACCTGTCGGCGGGCTCCACCGTGTCGCTGTCGCGCTCCGCCATCGGCTGGGCGCACCTCGCCGCCCTGACGGAGAAGGAGCGGGCGAAGCTGCTGGCCGAGCTGAAGGTGGCGGAGCAGGAGGGCGGTCCCCGGCTGCTGGAGGACATCGCCCGCGCCATGGCCGATTACGCCCGCGACGGCTTCGTGGTGAATTGCGGGACGTCGCAGGCGCTCATCAACGGCGTGTCGGTGCCGCTGCGCGTGCCGGGCCGCCGGACCGTGTATCTGCTCGGCTGCGCCGGGGCGGCGACCGACTTCACCGAGGCGAAGATCCGGGCGGAGGTCGGGCCGATGCTGCGCGACATGGCCGCCGAGCTGTCGGTGCTGATCGGCGACATCACCGCCGCGTCCGGAGATGTGCCCGGCGCCCGGCGCCCGGCGGGGCGGCGCAAGTAG